From a region of the Primulina eburnea isolate SZY01 chromosome 7, ASM2296580v1, whole genome shotgun sequence genome:
- the LOC140836604 gene encoding elongin-A-like isoform X2 translates to MMHKVPSLVDLCIQVAVDNVRYLGDVGETDFHLLERILPHCTLDQLMHIENSTKGRDLSPATDELWKKFYMRLFGNESVNIVVEKMRQKRVVFKWKKLYEAKLKDIEEATQKSLDRIKKRYQEEDARKQSRQVQLCTKVPPSRTKRSFEGGSSICNAKSGLMKKSKLEFLNSQEVKNLAAMKRKAVQRNYSVPSAKKPSLGSGLAAAALSKLAKPMQKRF, encoded by the exons ATGATGCATAAAGTACCTTCTTTAGTTGATTTATGCATTCAGGTGGCAGTAGATAATGTTAGATATCTGGGAGATGTTGGAGAGACAGACTTTCATCTCTTAGAGCGCATTCTACCCCACTGTACACTTGACCAATTGATGCATATTGAGAACAGTACAAAA GGGAGAGATCTAAGCCCTGCAACTGATGAGCTGTGGAAAAAGTTTTACATGCGCCTATTTGGTAACGAAAGTGTCAATATCGTGGTTGAAAAGATGAGACAGAAACGAGTAGTCTTTAAATGGAAGAAATTGTACGAG GCAAAGTTAAAAGATATAGAAGAGGCAACACAAAAGTCTCTTGACCGAATAAAGAAAAGATATCAAGAAGAGGATGCTA GGAAGCAAAGTCGACAAGTGCAGCTGTGCACAAAGGTTCCACCTTCTAGAACAAAAAGAAGCTTTGAAG GTGGAAGCAGCATTTGTAATGCTAAGAGTGGCTTGATGAAGAAGTCAAAGCTAGAATTCCTCAACAG TCAAGAGGTTAAGAACTTAGCAGCAATGAAGCGTAAGGCGGTGCAAAGGAACTACAG TGTTCCGTCCGCGAAGAAACCAAGTTTGGGTTCTGGGTTAGCTGCTGCTGCTTTATCCAAATTGGCAAAGCCAATGCAGAAAAGATTTTAA
- the LOC140837361 gene encoding protein trichome birefringence-like 43, which produces MGYRERAEPILHPRVSVGDSLSLNQWQSLTCMLHVAVPHATYISERTGGLSNFTFPEYEVSLLFFRNAFLVDITKDESGRVLRLDSISTTEIWGDMDIMIFDSWHWWLHTGRKQPWDLIVYGNYSVPDMDRMTAYTIALNTWATWIDSNVDPTKTRVFFQGIPTIPFYIFSGQGSTAKNCVGQTQPLKTGVGPHPAEIVLEKVLCAMEKPVYLLNITTLSQLRIDGHPSVYGQGGHSSPDCSHWCIAGVPDIWNEFLYAALD; this is translated from the exons ATGGGCTATCGAGAGCGGGCCGAGCCCATCCTCCATCCGAGGGTATCAGTGGGAGATTCACTTAGTCTGAATCAGTGGCAATCTCTTACATGTATGCTTCACGTAGCAGTACCCCATGCCACATACATATCAGAAAGAACCGGTGGCCTCTCAAACTTCACTTTCCCT GAGTACGAAGTTTCGTTGTTGTTCTTCCGAAACGCATTCCTCGTCGACATCACGAAAGATGAGAGTGGGAGGGTATTGAGGCTGGATTCCATCAGCACCACTGAGATCTGGGGTGACATGGATATCATGATCTTCGACTCCTGGCATTGGTGGCTTCACACCGGCAGAAAACAACC GTGGGATTTGATTGTGTATGGGAATTATAGCGTTCCAGACATGGATCGTATGACAGCATATACAATAGCACTGAATACTTGGGCTACGTGGATAGATTCCAATGTGGATCCAACAAAGACCAGAGTGTTTTTCCAGGGAATTCCAAC AATTCCCTTCTATATTTTCAGCGGACAGGGATCAACTGCCAAGAACTGTGTGGGACAAACGCAGCCACTGAAAACCGGAGTCGGCCCCCATCCAGCAGAAATAGTGCTGGAGAAAGTCCTGTGTGCGATGGAGAAACCAGTGTATCTGCTGAATATTACGACACTTTCACAGCTGAGGATCGACGGCCATCCTTCTGTTTACGGGCAGGGAGGTCACAGCTCACCCGACTGCAGCCATTGGTGCATTGCTGGGGTTCCTGATATCTGGAATGAATTCTTATATGCTGCACTTGATTAA
- the LOC140836604 gene encoding elongin-A-like isoform X1 yields MMHKVPSLVDLCIQVAVDNVRYLGDVGETDFHLLERILPHCTLDQLMHIENSTKGRDLSPATDELWKKFYMRLFGNESVNIVVEKMRQKRVVFKWKKLYEAKLKDIEEATQKSLDRIKKRYQEEDARKQSRQVQLCTKVPPSRTKRSFEGGSSICNAKSGLMKKSKLEFLNSQEVKNLAAMKRKAVQRNYSNSFSVPSAKKPSLGSGLAAAALSKLAKPMQKRF; encoded by the exons ATGATGCATAAAGTACCTTCTTTAGTTGATTTATGCATTCAGGTGGCAGTAGATAATGTTAGATATCTGGGAGATGTTGGAGAGACAGACTTTCATCTCTTAGAGCGCATTCTACCCCACTGTACACTTGACCAATTGATGCATATTGAGAACAGTACAAAA GGGAGAGATCTAAGCCCTGCAACTGATGAGCTGTGGAAAAAGTTTTACATGCGCCTATTTGGTAACGAAAGTGTCAATATCGTGGTTGAAAAGATGAGACAGAAACGAGTAGTCTTTAAATGGAAGAAATTGTACGAG GCAAAGTTAAAAGATATAGAAGAGGCAACACAAAAGTCTCTTGACCGAATAAAGAAAAGATATCAAGAAGAGGATGCTA GGAAGCAAAGTCGACAAGTGCAGCTGTGCACAAAGGTTCCACCTTCTAGAACAAAAAGAAGCTTTGAAG GTGGAAGCAGCATTTGTAATGCTAAGAGTGGCTTGATGAAGAAGTCAAAGCTAGAATTCCTCAACAG TCAAGAGGTTAAGAACTTAGCAGCAATGAAGCGTAAGGCGGTGCAAAGGAACTACAG CAATTCTTTCAGTGTTCCGTCCGCGAAGAAACCAAGTTTGGGTTCTGGGTTAGCTGCTGCTGCTTTATCCAAATTGGCAAAGCCAATGCAGAAAAGATTTTAA